A genomic window from Labrus bergylta chromosome 7, fLabBer1.1, whole genome shotgun sequence includes:
- the calub gene encoding calumenin-B isoform X2, with protein MELRPLVMCFALCVVYATSKPTEKKERVHHDEPLSNREHDDADNFDYDHEAFLGQDEAKTFDQLTPEESKERLGMLVERIDDDKDGYVTVEEMKKWIKHAQKRWIYDDVDRQWKSHDLNGDNLVSWEEYKNATYGYILDDPDPDDGFSYRQMMARDERRFKMADQDKDLKANKEEFTAFLHPEEYDHMKDIVVLETMEDIDKNGDGLIDLNEYIGDMYNQEGDATEPEWVKTEREQFTEFRDKNKDGKMDKEETRDWILPSDYDHADAEAKHLVYESDTDQDGRLTKAEIVDKYDLFVGSQATDFGEALTRHDEF; from the exons ATGGAGCTGCGTCCACTCGTCATGTGCTTTGCTCTCTGTGTGGTTTATGCCACCAGCAAACCCACAGAGAAGAAGGAACGTGTTCACCACGACGAACCCCTCAGCAACAGAGAGCACGATGACGCAGATAATTTCGACTACGACCATGAAGCCTTTCTGGGTCAAGACGAGGCCAAGACCTTCGACCAGCTGACACCCGAGGAGAGCAAGGAGCGGCTCGG CATGCTGGTTGAACGTATAGATGACGATAAGGACGGCTATGTGACGGTCGAGGAGATGAAGAAGTGGATCAAGCACGCTCAGAAGAGGTGGATCTACGATGACGTGGATCGACAGTGGAAAAGTCACGATCTCAATGGGGATAATCTGGTGTCCTGGGAAGAGTACAAGAACGCCACATATGGATACATCCTAG ACGACCCCGACCCAGACGATGGCTTCAGCTACAGGCAGATGATGGCCCGTGATGAGAGGAGGTTCAAAATGGCAGACCAAGACAAGGACTTAAAAGCCAACAAGGAGGAGTTCACAGCCTTCCTTCACCCCGAGGAGTACGACCACATGAAAGACATCGTCGTGCTG GAGACTATGGAAGACATTGACAAGAATGGAGACGGTTTGATAGATTTAAACGAATACATCG GTGACATGTACAATCAGGAGGGAGACGCCACAGAACCCGAGTGggtaaagacagagagggaacaGTTTACTGagttcagagacaaaaacaaagacggGAAAATGGACAAGGAGGAAACCAGAGACTGGATCCTGCCCAGTGACTACGACCATGCTGATGCTGAGGCCAAGCATCTGGTCTACGAGTCAGACACAGACCAA GATGGCCGTCTCACCAAAGCAGAAATTGTGGACAAGTACGACCTGTTCGTGGGCAGCCAGGCTACTGACTTTGGAGAGGCTCTGACTCGACACGACGAGTTCTAA